Proteins co-encoded in one Setaria viridis chromosome 9, Setaria_viridis_v4.0, whole genome shotgun sequence genomic window:
- the LOC117836211 gene encoding heavy metal-associated isoprenylated plant protein 6: protein MGAGKGGDDRAEEAAAAEPVVLKMELHCAGCAQKVKKAIKRVPGVESIKADAAANRVVVTGTADAAALKARLEAKTKKAVEIISAGGGPKKTAPAAEPKDAGAGEKKDGGAGEKKADKDASPKEEKEKKQPPEEKKPKEETVLLKIRLHCDGCADRIRRRIYKIKGVKDVVLDGNAKDEVKVRGTMDIPAMLSYLKDKLNRDVEAVAPAKKDGGGEGKDDKKDKAGEGEKNKGAAAAPVGDDTKSKGKGIEVAAAGPSTAAAAAFMAAPAGPSTYHVAPPHGYVAYQQGPPPPASYYPPYPYYGNADGMGHANPSAATYYPHPGYQHQPDGSQQQAYPPYPYRFDMAPAPQLFSDENPNACSVM from the exons ATGGGTGCCGGCAAGGGAGGAGATGAccgcgccgaggaggccgcggcggcggagcccgtCGTGCTGAAGATGGAGCTGCATTGCGCCGGCTGCGCGCAGAAGGTCAAGAAGGCCATCAAGCGCGTGCCTG GGGTGGAGTCGATCAAGGCGGACGCGGCGGCAAACAGGGTCGTCGTGACGGGGacggccgacgcggcggcgctcaaGGCGCGGCTCGAGGCCAAGACCAAGAAGGCCGTGGAGATCatctccgccggcggcgggcccaagaagaccgcccccgccgcggagcctaaggacgccggcgccggggagaagaaggacggcggcgccggcgagaagAAGGCGGACAAGGACGCGAGCccaaaggaggagaaggagaaaaagcAACCGCCGGAGGAGAAGAAACCCAAAGAG GAGACGGTGCTGCTCAAGATCCGCCTCCACTGCGACGGCTGCGCCGACCGCATAAGGCGACGCATCTACAAGATCAAAG GGGTGAAGGATGTGGTGCTCGACGGCAATGCCAAGGACGAGGTGAAGGTCAGGGGCACGATGGACATCCCCGCCATGCTCTCCTACCTCAAGGATAAGCTCAACCGCGACGTCGAGGCCGTGGCGCCCGCCAAGAaagacggcggcggtgagggcAAGGACGACAAGAAGGACAAAGCCGGCGAGGGCGAAAAGAACAAGGGCGCGGCTGCGGCCCCGGTCGGCGACGACACGAAGTCCAAGGGCAAGGGCATCGAGGTGGCGGCTGCGGGCCCGtccacggcggccgccgcggcgttcatggcggcgccggcggggccgagCACGTATCACGTGGCGCCGCCGCATGGGTACGTGGCGTACCAGCAgggcccgccgccccccgccagCTACTATCCGCCGTACCCCTACTACGGCAATGCCGATGGCATGGGTCACGCCAACCCCAGCGCCGCCACCTACTACCCCCACCCCGGCTACCAGCACCAGCCCGACGGCAGCCAGCAGCAGGCGTACCCGCCGTACCCCTACCGCTTCGacatggcgccggcgccgcagctcTTCAGCGACGAGAACCCTAACGCCTGCTCCGTCATGTGA
- the LOC117839455 gene encoding ras-related protein RABF1, translating into MGCSSSVPARSTGGLNTVNNDSSSATDSKDLRAKLVLLGDSGVGKSCIVLRFVRGQFDPTSKVTVGASFLSQTLALEDSTIVKFEIWDTAGQERYAALAPLYYRGAAAAIVVYDITSPESFSKAQYWVKELQKHGSPGIVMVLVGNKADLHENRSVSSQDAQEYAEKNNMFFIETSAKTADNINQLFEEIAKRLPRPTAS; encoded by the exons ATGGGTTGCTCCTCGTCTGTACCAG CTAGAAGTACAGGAGGGCTAAACACTGTCAACAACGATAGCTCTTCTGCCACTGATTCAAAGGACTTGCGTGCTAAG TTGGTATTGCTGGGAGACTCAGGTGTTGGGAAAAGCTGCATTGTTCTTCGCTTTGTGCGTGGTCAGTTCGATCCTACTTCCAAG GTAACTGTTGGTGCATCCTTTTTATCACAAACATTGGCATTAGAAGACTCAACGATAGTGAAATTTGAAATTTGGGACACTGCTGGGCAAGAGAG GTATGCTGCCTTGGCACCACTTTACTACAGAGGAGCTGCTGCCGCAATTGTTGTCTACGATATAACTAGTCCAGAATCATTTAGCAAAGCACAGTACTGGGTTAAG GAACTTCAGAAGCATGGTAGTCCTGGTATTGTAATGGTGTTGGTTGGGAATAAGGCTGACCTACATGAGAATCGAAGTGTATCTTCGCAG GATGCACAGGAGTATGCGGAGAAGAACAATATGTTTTTCATCGAGACATCAGCAAAAACAGCAGATAATATAAACCAACTGTTTGAG GAAATTGC